A window from Patescibacteria group bacterium encodes these proteins:
- a CDS encoding ABC transporter substrate-binding protein, whose translation MIKFFLGRFKKEEKNEQLAARRQTDFDKKLVFALSKSRMPTFSQLKYLPKYLARSEKFILLGLFIIMLSGFGFLAVKFGLEKMEQVPDFGGEYVEGLVGTPQYVNPILAQTNDVDMDLSRLIFSGLFKYDAARILTPDLADKFEVSEDKKIYTIYLKDNLVWHDGEKLTASDVVFTISLIKDPLFRSPLYSSFRGITAEKVDDKTLKFTLNEAYAPFLGVLTFGILPEHLWYNIPAQSANLAEYNIKPIGSGPFKFKSLTKDKSGSIKVYTLTANKDFYGQKPYLEKLVFKFYPDYSSAVAALQNKNIEGVSFLPEETENTIQSKKFKKYFLSLPQYTAIFFDQKNNEFLKDKAVRKALAEGIDKNKIVEEALGQKGEVIDGPILPGHTGYSPDVKKIVFDQGLAWETLEKAGFKLAEGEIFRKKGDKVLKITLTTVDRLEYTKVAEIIKTDWEAIGVQVELNIISSTRIQREVIRPRVYESLMLGTILGFDPDPFPFWHSSQIEDPGLNLSLYANRNADKLLEEARQTDNTEERAKKYLEFQNILADDIPAIFLYSPRYTYVVSADVLGIDVARINVPSDRFAGISNWHKEIKRQWK comes from the coding sequence ATGATTAAATTTTTTTTAGGTCGTTTTAAGAAAGAAGAAAAAAATGAACAGCTGGCCGCGAGAAGGCAGACTGATTTTGATAAAAAGTTAGTTTTTGCGTTGTCAAAATCAAGGATGCCAACTTTTAGCCAGTTGAAATATCTTCCCAAATATTTGGCTCGTTCGGAAAAATTTATTTTGTTGGGGCTTTTTATTATTATGCTTTCTGGGTTTGGTTTTTTGGCAGTAAAATTTGGTTTGGAAAAAATGGAACAAGTTCCTGATTTTGGTGGGGAGTATGTTGAGGGTTTGGTCGGTACGCCGCAATACGTTAATCCTATTTTAGCCCAGACAAACGACGTTGATATGGATTTATCGCGCTTAATTTTTTCCGGTCTTTTTAAATACGATGCCGCACGAATTCTTACCCCAGACCTCGCGGATAAATTTGAAGTGAGTGAAGACAAAAAAATTTACACAATTTATCTTAAAGATAACTTGGTGTGGCATGATGGAGAGAAGTTGACGGCTTCGGACGTCGTCTTCACAATATCTTTGATTAAAGATCCGCTCTTCCGGAGTCCGCTTTATTCCAGCTTTCGCGGCATAACGGCGGAAAAAGTTGATGACAAAACTTTAAAATTTACTTTGAATGAAGCCTACGCCCCATTTTTGGGAGTTTTGACTTTTGGCATTTTGCCGGAACATCTTTGGTATAATATTCCGGCGCAAAGCGCGAATTTGGCCGAGTATAACATTAAACCTATCGGTTCAGGGCCATTTAAATTTAAATCTTTGACTAAAGATAAAAGCGGCAGCATAAAAGTTTATACTTTAACCGCGAATAAAGATTTTTACGGCCAAAAACCGTATTTAGAAAAATTAGTTTTTAAATTTTATCCCGATTATAGCTCGGCCGTGGCTGCCCTGCAAAATAAAAATATTGAGGGAGTCAGTTTTTTACCAGAAGAAACAGAAAACACAATTCAAAGCAAAAAATTTAAAAAATATTTTCTTAGTTTGCCTCAATACACGGCGATCTTTTTTGACCAAAAAAATAATGAATTTTTAAAAGATAAGGCAGTTAGAAAGGCCTTGGCGGAAGGAATAGATAAAAATAAAATTGTTGAAGAGGCCTTAGGCCAAAAGGGAGAAGTAATTGACGGTCCGATTTTGCCGGGGCATACTGGTTATTCTCCGGATGTTAAAAAAATTGTTTTTGACCAAGGTTTGGCGTGGGAGACTTTGGAAAAGGCGGGTTTTAAACTGGCAGAAGGAGAAATTTTTCGTAAAAAAGGCGATAAAGTTTTGAAGATAACTTTAACAACAGTTGATCGGCTGGAGTATACGAAGGTCGCAGAAATTATTAAAACAGACTGGGAGGCGATTGGAGTGCAAGTTGAATTAAATATTATTTCTTCAACGAGAATCCAAAGAGAAGTTATTCGTCCGCGCGTTTATGAATCATTAATGCTTGGCACAATTCTTGGTTTTGACCCAGACCCTTTTCCGTTTTGGCATTCTTCTCAAATTGAAGATCCGGGACTCAACCTGTCTCTTTATGCCAACCGCAATGCCGATAAATTGCTTGAAGAAGCAAGGCAAACAGATAATACGGAAGAACGAGCAAAAAAATACCTTGAATTTCAAAATATTTTAGCCGACGATATTCCGGCCATTTTTCTCTATAGCCCTCGCTACACTTATGTTGTCAGTGCCGATGTCCTGGGGATCGATGTCGCGCGCATCAATGTTCCGAGCGACCGTTTCGCCGGAATTTCAAATTGGCATAAAGAAATAAAAAGACAGTGGAAATAG
- a CDS encoding 4Fe-4S binding protein, which produces MSDKKIDFIAKPGTTTANKTGAWRIFYPTVDHEKCIGCGLCDRVCPEGVCFSTGQKNSKGLTFYDRDLDFCKGCGLCAKECPVKAISMHFEEK; this is translated from the coding sequence ATGTCAGATAAAAAAATCGACTTCATCGCCAAACCCGGAACAACGACTGCCAATAAAACCGGCGCTTGGCGGATTTTTTATCCTACTGTTGACCATGAAAAATGCATTGGCTGCGGGCTTTGCGACCGCGTTTGCCCAGAAGGAGTTTGTTTTTCTACTGGCCAAAAAAATTCCAAAGGTTTAACTTTTTACGATCGTGATTTAGATTTTTGCAAAGGCTGCGGGCTTTGCGCTAAAGAATGCCCTGTCAAAGCCATCTCTATGCATTTTGAAGAAAAATAA
- a CDS encoding pyruvate ferredoxin oxidoreductase subunit gamma: MIEIRLHGRGGQGTVTAAELIAEAAFLDGKFSQAFPSFGIERRGAPVEAYARISSEPITLRSKIYQPDYLIIQDPTLINLVEVRRGVTKKTFIIINTEKSPADFKKIFGKNTIQTIPATQIALAILEKPIINTILLGAFAGVCDLLNPKSLNAAISSRFKKDIAEKNLKAMNTAYCHCSSDSDYCFTAKKCKIAVDGGQKFSVTC, from the coding sequence ATGATCGAAATACGCTTGCATGGCCGCGGCGGCCAAGGCACAGTTACGGCTGCCGAATTGATCGCCGAAGCAGCTTTCCTTGATGGAAAATTCTCACAGGCCTTTCCTTCTTTTGGCATTGAGCGGCGCGGCGCCCCGGTTGAGGCTTATGCCAGAATTTCCTCGGAACCGATAACACTTCGTTCAAAAATTTACCAGCCTGATTATCTTATTATTCAAGATCCCACTCTAATAAATTTGGTTGAAGTACGGCGCGGCGTCACAAAAAAAACTTTTATCATTATAAATACCGAGAAATCCCCTGCTGATTTCAAAAAAATATTCGGAAAAAACACCATTCAAACAATCCCTGCGACACAAATTGCTCTCGCGATTTTAGAAAAACCCATTATTAATACTATTTTACTCGGCGCCTTCGCGGGGGTGTGTGATCTCCTAAATCCAAAATCTTTAAATGCGGCTATCTCCTCCCGCTTCAAAAAAGATATCGCCGAAAAAAATCTTAAAGCTATGAATACCGCTTATTGCCATTGCAGCTCAGATTCGGATTATTGTTTTACCGCAAAAAAATGTAAAATAGCTGTAGACGGCGGACAAAAATTTTCCGTCACTTGTTAA
- a CDS encoding ribonuclease J, which produces MVYYKKTKKQKGQGSGKFFSKGPGTPKLKVIVLGGLEEVGRNMTLLEYENDIILIDMGLQFPEEDMPGIDYIIPNISYLKGKEKNIRGIIITHGHYDHIGGIPHLVPRLGNPTIYGTQLTLAIIKKRQEDYKSAKLNLAVVKTEDVITLGKFKLEFIHVNHNIPDSVAVVVHTPVGTVVHTGDWKFDYTPVDERPADFAKIAEVGRQGVLALMSDSTNAPEEGHQISEHEIGKNLKTLIEKAPGRIIIGTFSSLLSRVEQIIRIAEEMGKKVAVDGFSMKTNVEIMRMLGYLKVRQGTLIDIADVHNFPQEKIIIVCTGAQGEERAVLMRIANEEHRFVRIEPKDTVVFSSSVVPGNERTIQRLKDTLYRKGADVVHYKMMDIHAGGHAKAEDIKLMVRLVNPKYFIPIEGSHSHLRLNAKVAESIGFDPKNIFVADNGQVMEFQAASKDSYGATGRLTPQHVPSDYVMVDGLGVGDVSQVVLRDRKMMAEDGMIVIITTIDAKTGYLIGSPDIISRGFVYMRESKELIEQVRAKVKKLISDRDPKSAADNVFIKNKIRDNIGQFLFTKTERRPMVLPVIIEV; this is translated from the coding sequence ATGGTGTATTATAAAAAAACAAAAAAACAAAAAGGGCAGGGCAGCGGAAAATTTTTTTCCAAAGGCCCTGGAACGCCCAAACTAAAAGTGATTGTGCTCGGCGGCTTGGAAGAAGTCGGCCGAAACATGACTCTTTTGGAATATGAAAACGATATCATTTTAATTGATATGGGTTTGCAATTTCCGGAGGAAGACATGCCGGGAATTGATTATATTATTCCCAACATTTCTTATCTGAAAGGCAAGGAAAAAAATATTCGCGGCATAATTATTACTCACGGTCATTACGATCATATTGGCGGCATCCCGCATCTTGTTCCGCGCCTTGGTAATCCTACGATTTATGGCACGCAGTTAACTTTGGCCATTATTAAAAAACGTCAAGAAGATTATAAAAGCGCGAAATTGAATTTGGCTGTGGTAAAAACCGAGGATGTTATAACTTTGGGAAAATTCAAATTAGAATTTATTCATGTAAATCATAATATTCCGGATTCTGTGGCGGTTGTGGTACATACGCCAGTCGGAACGGTCGTGCACACTGGCGATTGGAAATTTGATTACACGCCGGTTGATGAACGGCCGGCTGATTTTGCGAAAATTGCCGAAGTCGGACGGCAGGGAGTTTTGGCCTTAATGTCCGACAGCACGAACGCTCCAGAAGAAGGTCACCAAATTTCTGAACATGAAATTGGAAAAAATTTAAAAACATTAATAGAAAAAGCGCCAGGAAGAATTATTATTGGAACATTTTCTTCCTTGCTTTCAAGGGTTGAACAAATTATTCGTATTGCTGAGGAAATGGGAAAGAAAGTCGCGGTTGATGGCTTCAGTATGAAGACTAATGTGGAAATTATGAGAATGCTCGGCTACCTCAAAGTAAGGCAGGGAACATTAATTGATATTGCTGACGTTCATAATTTCCCTCAGGAAAAAATTATCATTGTCTGCACTGGTGCTCAAGGAGAGGAACGCGCGGTTTTGATGAGAATTGCTAACGAAGAACATCGATTTGTGAGAATTGAACCGAAGGACACGGTTGTTTTTTCCTCATCGGTTGTGCCGGGAAACGAGCGGACAATTCAGCGATTGAAAGATACACTTTATCGCAAAGGCGCGGATGTTGTCCACTACAAAATGATGGATATTCACGCCGGCGGCCATGCCAAAGCGGAAGATATTAAACTGATGGTTCGTTTGGTTAATCCAAAATATTTTATTCCCATTGAAGGCAGCCATTCGCATCTTCGGTTGAACGCGAAAGTTGCCGAGAGTATTGGTTTTGATCCCAAAAATATTTTTGTGGCGGATAATGGTCAGGTGATGGAGTTTCAGGCAGCGTCAAAAGATTCTTATGGCGCGACGGGACGGCTTACCCCGCAGCATGTTCCGTCCGACTACGTGATGGTGGACGGCCTTGGCGTGGGCGATGTGAGTCAAGTTGTGTTGCGCGATCGGAAGATGATGGCTGAAGACGGAATGATTGTTATTATCACTACGATTGACGCAAAGACGGGTTATTTAATTGGCAGTCCGGATATTATTTCCCGTGGGTTTGTTTATATGCGGGAAAGCAAAGAATTAATCGAACAGGTTCGCGCCAAGGTGAAAAAATTAATTTCTGATCGCGATCCGAAATCCGCGGCAGATAATGTCTTCATCAAAAATAAAATCCGCGACAACATCGGCCAATTTCTCTTTACCAAAACCGAACGCCGGCCAATGGTACTTCCAGTCATAATTGAGGTATAA
- the porA gene encoding pyruvate ferredoxin oxidoreductase, with amino-acid sequence MKKFLEGSRAIAETIKLCRPDVIATYPITPQTHIVENLAKIKAQGLANFQYLKMESEMAAASAVLGASGAGARVYTASASQGLLLMTEVLFNIAGLNLPVVMTCANRAVSAPINIWNDEQDAMTVRDAGWIMLFAEDNQEASDLHIQAYKISEQTNLPVMVCVDGFSLTHTFEPVDIPDQKLVDKFLPKRNPVAGRFLNPKNPVSIGGISTPESYVFARKQLHENLLASKKLIKNISIEFNKNFSRKKKGDGLIEYIGPKNPKLMIIAMGSVLGTIKATFKKEKIFNEIGILKIKCFRPFPGEEISKIILRNKPKHVAVLDRSVSLGQGGIVANEIKNLCPIGMVSNFIVGLGGRDVTPEHIEKIVKLSLADKTCASRFFT; translated from the coding sequence ATGAAAAAATTTTTAGAAGGCTCACGCGCTATCGCCGAAACCATTAAACTCTGTCGCCCCGACGTGATAGCCACTTACCCTATCACGCCCCAAACCCATATCGTGGAAAATTTAGCAAAAATTAAAGCGCAAGGTCTTGCTAACTTTCAATATTTAAAAATGGAAAGTGAAATGGCTGCCGCTTCCGCCGTTTTGGGCGCTTCAGGCGCAGGAGCAAGGGTTTACACAGCTAGCGCATCGCAGGGTTTGCTTTTAATGACTGAGGTTTTATTCAATATCGCCGGGCTTAATCTGCCAGTCGTTATGACGTGCGCTAATCGCGCCGTTTCCGCTCCGATTAATATTTGGAATGATGAACAGGACGCGATGACCGTTAGGGATGCCGGCTGGATAATGCTTTTTGCCGAGGATAATCAAGAAGCTTCAGATCTTCACATTCAAGCATACAAAATTTCAGAGCAGACGAATCTGCCGGTCATGGTTTGCGTGGACGGATTTAGTCTGACCCACACTTTTGAACCAGTTGATATTCCAGACCAAAAACTGGTAGACAAATTTTTACCAAAAAGAAATCCTGTGGCTGGCCGATTTCTTAATCCCAAAAATCCCGTCAGCATTGGCGGAATTTCTACGCCGGAAAGTTATGTTTTTGCCAGAAAACAATTACACGAAAATTTGCTGGCTAGCAAAAAATTGATTAAAAATATATCAATAGAATTTAATAAAAATTTTTCAAGAAAGAAAAAAGGTGACGGTTTGATTGAATATATTGGCCCCAAAAATCCAAAACTAATGATTATTGCCATGGGATCTGTTTTGGGAACAATCAAAGCAACTTTTAAAAAGGAAAAAATATTTAATGAAATCGGGATTTTAAAAATTAAATGCTTCCGCCCTTTCCCCGGCGAAGAAATTTCCAAAATAATTTTACGGAATAAACCAAAACATGTCGCTGTTCTTGATCGATCCGTATCTTTAGGCCAAGGCGGAATCGTCGCGAATGAAATAAAAAATCTTTGCCCCATCGGCATGGTTTCAAATTTTATCGTCGGCCTTGGAGGCAGAGATGTTACTCCGGAACATATTGAAAAAATTGTAAAGCTAAGTCTTGCCGACAAAACTTGTGCCTCTCGCTTCTTTACTTAA
- the secG gene encoding preprotein translocase subunit SecG has protein sequence MKYINIIQIVASVLLMVVILMQSRGASVGGVFGGEGAVYQTKRGLEKKLHVATIILSIIFFGAALANFLL, from the coding sequence ATGAAATACATCAATATTATTCAAATTGTTGCTTCTGTCTTATTAATGGTGGTAATTCTGATGCAAAGTCGCGGCGCGAGTGTTGGCGGAGTTTTTGGTGGAGAAGGCGCGGTTTATCAGACAAAAAGGGGTCTTGAGAAGAAGCTGCACGTTGCGACTATTATTCTCTCGATTATATTTTTCGGTGCCGCTTTAGCAAATTTCCTCTTATAA
- the trpS gene encoding tryptophan--tRNA ligase has protein sequence MKPCVFSGIRPSGRLHIGNYFGAIQNWLKLQDEADCIFAVVDYHGMTTPYDPKEMMKEKYEVVLDYLAAGIDPKKSTLIVQSHVPEHAELAWILGTITPVSWLERVPTFKEKVALHPEYINLGLLSYPVLMAADILIYKANIVPVGEDQLPHIELAREIANRFNKMFGKTFPLPKEALTKGARIMSLDDPTKKMSKTGGGGILLSDTPEEIWKKLAPAVTDPARKRATDPGTPEICNIYSLHKIMSLPEQIKMVADSCRHAKFGCLDCKNILVKNIADEFEDFRKKRKELEKNPEKVQEILRVGAERARKLAAETLAEVKKKTGLG, from the coding sequence ATGAAACCATGCGTTTTTTCAGGAATAAGACCATCTGGAAGATTGCACATCGGCAATTATTTTGGCGCAATTCAGAATTGGTTAAAACTTCAGGACGAAGCCGATTGCATTTTTGCTGTGGTTGATTATCACGGCATGACCACGCCCTACGATCCGAAAGAAATGATGAAGGAAAAATATGAAGTGGTGTTGGATTATCTGGCCGCTGGGATTGATCCGAAAAAAAGTACGTTGATTGTCCAGTCCCACGTTCCGGAACACGCTGAACTTGCCTGGATTTTGGGGACAATCACGCCAGTTTCCTGGCTGGAACGCGTGCCGACTTTCAAAGAAAAAGTGGCGTTGCATCCAGAATATATAAATCTCGGACTTTTATCTTATCCGGTTTTGATGGCGGCGGATATTTTGATTTATAAAGCAAATATCGTGCCGGTCGGAGAAGATCAGCTGCCGCATATTGAACTGGCGCGGGAAATTGCCAACCGTTTTAATAAAATGTTTGGCAAAACTTTTCCTTTGCCCAAAGAAGCGCTGACAAAAGGGGCAAGGATAATGTCCTTAGATGATCCGACGAAAAAAATGAGCAAGACCGGCGGCGGGGGAATTTTACTTTCTGATACGCCGGAAGAAATTTGGAAAAAATTGGCGCCGGCCGTTACTGATCCAGCAAGAAAGCGGGCGACCGATCCGGGTACTCCAGAAATTTGTAATATTTATAGTTTGCATAAAATAATGTCTTTGCCCGAGCAAATAAAAATGGTGGCGGATTCTTGCCGCCATGCTAAATTTGGATGTCTTGATTGCAAAAATATTTTAGTTAAAAATATAGCTGATGAGTTTGAGGATTTTAGAAAGAAAAGAAAAGAGTTGGAAAAGAATCCAGAAAAAGTTCAGGAAATCTTGCGAGTCGGCGCGGAGCGAGCAAGAAAATTGGCCGCCGAAACTTTGGCTGAAGTGAAAAAGAAAACGGGGTTGGGGTAG
- a CDS encoding thioredoxin domain-containing protein translates to MEENFAEEISKKWYKKWWGVLILVVGGLILSFTLIIGGQVYYYYRQIKNGKMPLPSQIMFQKSNTATAASGTPDLSKLNPSGEPSTSSTAPFTIVGFFDFECPYSKEAVTAMHEAETLYGDKVNFVFRNFPLTDIHQNSMLAATAGECAHSQGKFWLMSDKIFEGSALSRENFELYAPEIGLDTEQFKKCLDSYQGKGAVLKDVVDGQALGVVGTPTWFINGEKIEGVLSVADFKKVIDFFSAKQTP, encoded by the coding sequence ATGGAGGAAAATTTCGCGGAAGAAATTTCCAAAAAATGGTATAAAAAATGGTGGGGTGTCTTAATTCTTGTCGTGGGCGGCTTGATTTTAAGTTTTACATTAATTATTGGCGGCCAAGTTTATTATTATTATCGCCAAATCAAAAATGGAAAAATGCCCCTGCCTAGTCAAATAATGTTTCAAAAATCCAACACCGCAACGGCTGCGAGTGGCACGCCTGATCTTTCTAAATTAAATCCCTCTGGCGAACCATCAACTTCCTCCACCGCGCCTTTTACAATCGTTGGATTTTTTGATTTTGAATGTCCATACTCAAAAGAAGCCGTGACCGCGATGCACGAGGCCGAAACTCTCTATGGCGACAAGGTTAATTTTGTTTTTAGAAATTTCCCCTTAACCGACATACATCAAAACTCCATGCTCGCGGCGACTGCCGGTGAATGCGCTCATTCCCAAGGTAAATTTTGGCTGATGAGCGATAAAATTTTTGAAGGCTCAGCTTTAAGCAGGGAAAATTTTGAACTTTACGCCCCTGAAATTGGTTTGGATACGGAGCAATTTAAAAAATGTCTGGATAGCTATCAAGGGAAAGGCGCTGTTTTAAAAGATGTCGTGGACGGTCAAGCCCTGGGTGTCGTCGGAACTCCAACTTGGTTTATAAATGGTGAAAAAATTGAAGGAGTTCTTTCTGTTGCCGACTTCAAAAAAGTTATTGACTTTTTCTCGGCTAAACAAACTCCATAA
- a CDS encoding pilin, translating into MARKLIKIILLPVITLTLFISVNPALAQTTEASSRCWSKSDCVKKTSGCEACFELQETICGEGRGFCYAKPVPATLEISLGGLREVTDPAQYISQLYEWTISITGILAGIMIMIGGLLYLTAGGSPERVSNAKSYISNALIGLILALSSYFLLQTVNPALLDLKFPKVPLVASVTITQFCEDLEEAGIEVEPENGGKRCGDLGIPKTSDENENVPTKCTYGSCTNPEENCEINPEELGPVAECKKVAGVRLDLYLAERRKKLGYEPGFTTNPTEFLSSIYVLAEKQDITEVCQKWTPRSQNGIIYRVYPTASCDLLSDVGSAAFLKDAGMVVAIYTGAKSLYSGAKTGIQATQAGSKFGQVIGGAEVGLGAWETRSAVRAVIKHPTVALIVGSIIASVGVYEGVMCNVNAPLRGNAACALAAIDCKQIKSCHDYDKINIKSEKTKNIQDISPEDNLGMTSVEMHTEICNENPCQLPFNCQRSLGNYAPWNPDSGSIGDIAYSPPFTSNLCSASGLTFRPIPGASSAAKCCARDVIGPIYSGFSSTKKQKLGQLCETNDDCQAPLTCSGTTVTLKNVLTRCRGYQDPDPSCTEGWLAPNSVVGGSNCSSICHDDAAYHRYATFFKKEDKTLRRCQ; encoded by the coding sequence ATGGCAAGAAAATTAATAAAAATTATTTTGCTGCCAGTAATCACCTTAACGCTGTTTATTTCTGTAAACCCAGCTTTAGCCCAAACAACCGAAGCGAGTTCTCGATGCTGGTCAAAATCTGACTGCGTAAAAAAAACTTCTGGCTGCGAGGCCTGTTTTGAATTGCAAGAAACAATTTGCGGCGAAGGACGCGGTTTCTGTTATGCCAAACCCGTGCCGGCGACTTTAGAAATTTCTTTAGGCGGCCTCCGCGAAGTTACTGACCCGGCACAATATATTTCTCAACTTTACGAATGGACAATTTCCATCACAGGAATCTTAGCCGGCATTATGATTATGATTGGTGGGCTCTTATATCTCACGGCAGGCGGATCTCCTGAACGCGTTTCCAACGCGAAAAGTTATATCAGTAATGCTTTAATCGGTTTAATTTTAGCTTTATCTTCTTACTTTTTACTGCAAACTGTAAACCCAGCTCTTCTTGATTTAAAATTTCCCAAAGTTCCGCTCGTCGCCTCTGTAACCATCACCCAATTCTGTGAAGATTTAGAAGAAGCGGGAATTGAAGTTGAACCAGAAAACGGCGGCAAAAGGTGCGGAGATCTGGGCATTCCTAAAACTTCAGATGAAAATGAGAATGTCCCTACTAAATGCACTTACGGCAGTTGCACTAATCCCGAAGAAAATTGTGAAATTAATCCCGAGGAACTCGGACCAGTAGCTGAATGTAAAAAAGTTGCAGGAGTAAGACTGGATCTCTATTTGGCGGAACGAAGAAAAAAACTTGGCTATGAGCCAGGCTTTACGACAAATCCTACGGAGTTTTTATCAAGCATTTATGTCCTCGCGGAGAAACAAGATATTACGGAAGTTTGCCAAAAGTGGACACCCAGATCTCAAAACGGGATAATTTACCGTGTCTACCCAACAGCTTCTTGCGATTTACTTTCCGACGTTGGCAGCGCGGCTTTTCTAAAAGATGCTGGGATGGTCGTAGCCATTTACACGGGGGCGAAAAGTTTATACAGCGGAGCAAAAACCGGGATACAGGCTACTCAAGCTGGGTCAAAATTTGGCCAAGTAATCGGTGGGGCTGAAGTCGGCCTCGGAGCTTGGGAAACACGGTCAGCTGTCAGAGCCGTAATTAAACATCCAACCGTGGCCCTTATCGTTGGATCAATAATCGCCTCTGTTGGTGTTTACGAAGGAGTGATGTGCAATGTTAATGCGCCCCTGCGCGGTAACGCAGCTTGTGCCCTAGCAGCCATAGATTGTAAACAGATTAAAAGTTGCCATGACTATGACAAAATCAATATCAAATCAGAAAAAACAAAAAATATTCAAGATATTTCTCCTGAAGATAATCTCGGAATGACGAGCGTTGAGATGCACACGGAAATTTGTAATGAAAATCCTTGCCAACTACCCTTTAACTGCCAACGAAGTCTCGGAAATTACGCACCCTGGAACCCGGATTCTGGTTCAATTGGAGATATTGCCTACTCCCCACCTTTTACAAGTAATCTCTGCTCTGCTTCCGGTCTTACTTTCAGACCTATTCCAGGTGCTAGTTCTGCGGCAAAATGTTGTGCCCGTGATGTTATTGGCCCAATCTACTCTGGTTTTAGTAGTACTAAAAAACAAAAACTTGGGCAACTTTGTGAAACAAACGACGACTGCCAAGCTCCTCTAACTTGCAGTGGGACAACTGTTACCTTGAAAAATGTTTTAACTCGTTGCCGAGGCTATCAAGATCCCGATCCCTCATGCACTGAGGGATGGTTAGCTCCAAACTCTGTTGTCGGCGGCAGTAATTGTTCTTCAATCTGTCATGATGACGCAGCCTATCACAGATACGCCACATTTTTTAAAAAAGAAGATAAAACCCTCCGCCGTTGTCAATAA